Part of the Rhizobium tropici CIAT 899 genome, GCCGGAATGGGCTGCTTTGTTACCGTCGCTTCGCCGAAAGCCCTGTACAAAAAAATCGCGACGCCGCAAATCTTTCCACCACCCGCGGCTGATACCTCGCCTAAGCGCATCTCCACCAAATGGTGGATGTCGGGTCTTCCGAAAGTTGATCCTATGACATCAGGCAGTAGGCTTGCGGCCGCACCAGCTGAGAGAAAATCTCACGCCTGACATGGCCAACCAGGACTATGCTGATCAATGCACAGCGGCAGGAAGATCATGATGTTATTTCTACTTCAATTTGAGGGGGCACACGATGACAGGATTGCGAGTTTGCGATGGATTGACCGGAGACCTGGTATTGGTGACGGGTCGAGCTATGGGTCGTCCCTGTGTGAATACCGCAGCAGACTCCATTCTGTTTGGCGGGGCGCGGGAATGGATCAACGGATCTTTTGGTCTTCTTTCGATGGAAATGCGTGGTCAGATCGGCAAATGGGCGTCCGAGGACGCACGAGCCGTCAGCCGTCATTGGCAGTTTTCAGGACAGACCATACGCAGCGCGGACGGGCGCCGGCAATGATCAGCATATCTGCTGATCAAGTTTCTATGGGGAACAATGGACGAACCAACAGGTCGGCATAGGCGACGGCTTCAGTCAGGGACCGCCAATTAAGCTTGGCGCATTCTCTAAATATCTCCGATTAAAATTCATCTGGTGTGAGAGAGGCATTAATGTCTAGATATTTTCATACTGTATCTTGGTGTTCGCGGGTTTTAATTGGCTGCGTTACAATAGCGTTGCTAGTTTTTTTCCTGGCAACAGGTCTTTCATCTGCAAAAGCAGAGCCCCGCTATTCTTTGATACGGGGCGCGCTGCTCATTGGTGGGTTTCGAAGCAACCACGATCTTCTTCAAATGTCTGCCGAAGATCAGAGAAATACTCTCATCGTGGAGCTTTCAAGCCGCACCAAGAATGACGTTCATTTCTACCAAGGGCTTAATGACGACGATTTGGGCGGCGTGGGAACAACGCTCGTTTATTTGCGGCAAACCGGCGCCCGGACCGATGCCGATTTGAAGTCCATGACTGCGGACGATATGCGCAATACGCTCATCGTCATCGCCAATCAACAATCACATCTAAGCGGTCCGTCCCTTCAGGGAAAGAGAAATGCAGAGATCCTGCAAGTGCTGATGCGACCCGAGAGATCCTACATTGGCGGCGTTCTTCTCGTTGGACAATTCCGCAATTTTGCGGATCTGAATAGGATGTCTACTGAGGACCAACGCAACACCCTCATTGTCGAATTGACAAATCGGACAGCAAATGACGTCCACTTTTATCAGGGGCTGAACGATTCCGACCTGGCTGGCACAGGAGCTATCCTCGTTTATCTGCGAATGGCTCAGATCCGGTCAGATGTCGATTTGAAGCGAATGAGCGCTGACGATATGCGCAATACCGCGATTGTCGTTCTCCATGAACAGACGCGCAGGAGCGATCTTCAGGCATTGACGAATATGCAGTTGGCTCTTGTGGCGCTGGGCACAAGGCAGCTCCCCAGTCTGGCAAATGTTCCGGATTTTCTCCAGCCGGGAGAGCACACCCTTTCGTTTCCGGCAAACCACGTGACGCTTCAATGGAGCACCAGGAGCTTTAGCGACGTTCCTGTTATCGGTACGTTCATTGGGCGGGGAACGGACTGTACCCATGGCTTCCAGCTGGCCCAGACTGCGACTGATGCAAGCGGAAAGATCGTGGCAGTCGTCGGTTGGGGACAAGTTGAAGGCGACGGTCATCCCAATTCAAATTCCGATCAATGCGTTTCCTGGACCGGGCGCCTTCTCGTCAACTTCGATATATCCCGGTTTCTCAATATTCAGACAGCACAGTTTATTCGGGGCGTGCTCTCATATCAGGAGACGGAGGCGCCTCAATGCATGACGTTAGTCTACACTCAAGGCGGCTTCCTAGCTGATACGCTTCCCTGTTGGACTGACGGGTCAGGTAATCGACAGGGGAAGCCGAACGGATGTCTGTCGCTGACGTTCCCAACAATTGACTGGCTAAACCATCCGCCTGGAAACAATCTCGTTGGATGGCACGATTTGCCCGTCCAGAAGATCAACCCTTCGAGTTGGGATGTTACGGACGTCATGAAAGGACGAGAAATCCCTCATTTCGGAGATGGCCCGCCGATTGGGCCTGGCTTCATGCTGATTGGAGAAATTCGGAGCACCGGGAATTTGACGGCTGACGACAATACGCGCTGCACATCAGAACTGAATAATATCACACTGGCGGTTACATACTCTTTGCCACCGCAACAGGAGGCATTCGACCCGCCGGTCATCAAGTAGCAGCGTCTGAGCCGGTTAAGTAAATTTGGCCGTCCAAAGGAGCGTAGCTCGGGTCGTAACCGTAGTAGTGTTGATTTCCACTGAGAGCTGACCCGGCGTGGCCTGATAGGGGATGCGGACGAAAACTTGGACCACCAGGAGGTAGTTCATGTATTCCTACGCAGACAGACTTCGCGCAGTGGAGCTTTATCTCAAGCTCGGCAAGCGGGTTAAGGCGACTATCCGGCAGTTGGGTTATCCGACCAAGAACGCCCTGAAGAGCTGGTACCGCGAGTACGAGCAGCATCTCGACGTGCGGGTTCGCAGCGTGGCTCGAGCGCCGAAATTTTCTGAGGCCGAGAAGCAGGCGGCGCTTGACCACTACCGCACTCACGATCGCTGTATCTCTTCAACGATGAGAGCGTTGGGCTATCCAGGTCGGGGGACTCTGACGGCATGGGTTCGAGAGGCGTTTCCGGAGGCGAGGACTTCGATGACTGGTCGATCCTGGCGTCCGGCCTATCCCGAGGCCTTGAAGCAGGTTGGTGTCATCGGGCTTTGCAGTGGAGAGGAAAGTGGCCAACAAGTAGCCGACCGGCTAGGCGTATGCAGACCGACGTTGTACAACTGGAGAAATCAGCTACTCGGTCATGAGGCTGCCTCATCGATGAAACGCCGCAAAACCTCTGCACCGGCACGTGAGCGCGAGGAACTCGAGCGACAGCTTGAGGCCCTCCAACGCGATGTCCGCCAATTGCAGCTCGAGCATGATCTGCTGAAGAAGGCCAATGAACTCCTAAAAAAAGGCCTGGGCGTCGATCTGCAACTCCTGAGTAATCGGGAGAAGACACAGCTGGTTGACGCCCTCAAAGATATCTATCGATTGCCAGAACTGCTTGTGCAGTTGGGAATTGCGCGAAGCTCCTACTTCTACCATCGCGCCCGAGCGAACCTGGAAGACAAGTACGTCACCATCCGTCGCAGCCTGGCGGAAATCTTCGAGAGCAACCATCGCTGCTACGGCTATCGTAGACTGCAGGCGTCTCTGGCCAGGCAGAGTGTGACAATCTCGGAAAAGGTTGTGCAGCGATTGATGAAACAGGAGTGCCTGGTCGCCGCCAGACCACGGCGAC contains:
- a CDS encoding IS3 family transposase gives rise to the protein MYSYADRLRAVELYLKLGKRVKATIRQLGYPTKNALKSWYREYEQHLDVRVRSVARAPKFSEAEKQAALDHYRTHDRCISSTMRALGYPGRGTLTAWVREAFPEARTSMTGRSWRPAYPEALKQVGVIGLCSGEESGQQVADRLGVCRPTLYNWRNQLLGHEAASSMKRRKTSAPAREREELERQLEALQRDVRQLQLEHDLLKKANELLKKGLGVDLQLLSNREKTQLVDALKDIYRLPELLVQLGIARSSYFYHRARANLEDKYVTIRRSLAEIFESNHRCYGYRRLQASLARQSVTISEKVVQRLMKQECLVAARPRRRRFGSYLGEISPAPENLINRDFHAKTPNEKWLTDITEFQIPAGKVYLSPIIDCFDGMVISWSIGTQPDAGLVNTMLDAAIDTVTDAEGGTIVHSDRGAHYRWPGWLTRISDAKLVRSMSRKGCSQDNAACEGFFGRLKTELFYPRDWKSITIEQFVREVDAYIRWYNEKRIKLSLGSRSPVEYRESLGLTV